The following are encoded in a window of Vidua chalybeata isolate OUT-0048 chromosome 35, bVidCha1 merged haplotype, whole genome shotgun sequence genomic DNA:
- the MARK4 gene encoding MAP/microtubule affinity-regulating kinase 4, with product MSSRSALAAGNERNADTLAGPGGSGRPEKAGGGWSGRGAGAPRGRNSLGAEEPPHVGNYRLLRTIGKGNFAKVKLARHVLTGREVAIKIIDKTQLNPTSLQKLFREVRIMKGLNHPNIVKLFEVIETEKTLYLVMEYASAGEVFDYLVSHGRMKEKEARAKFRQIVSAVHYCHQKNIVHRDLKAENLLLDADANIKIADFGFSNEFSRGSKLDTFCGSPPYAAPELFQGKKYDGPEVDIWSLGVILYTLVSGSLPFDGHNLKELRERVLRGKYRVPFYMSTDCENILRRFLVLNPAKRCTLEQIMKDKWINIGYEGDELTPYTEPQEDFGDTKRIEVMVGMGYTREEIKEALSTHKYNEVTATYLLLGRRGEPEGGTGLSLSLSRPRGPAEAPNGATKSGTSGTHGKGQRGGGHHRQRRHSDFCGPAPSSSAPPRRSPPGAAPPAELREGGVAGGVAAPGGGVAPARRGSGGSGGACPGGAGRGGGAAPPPSPLVSSAHNPNKAEIPERHPDCAPHVPPSVMGRRNTYVCSGGERHLLLPNGKDSLPSRPPPSPSSHSLGGAHLAHLARGCSARSTFHGGGGAGGGAGRERRGGGAGAPPPASPPPAPAAASPRPRPTATLLSKITSKLTRRVSLDPSRRQSSNRCVSATPGPGTTKIRSQTNLRESGDLRSQVAIYLGIKRKPPPGCSEGGGL from the exons GAGCGCAACGCGGACACG CTGGCGGGCCCGGGGGGCAGCGGGCGCCCCGAGAAGGCCGGGGGGGGGTGGtcggggcgcggggccggcgcccCCCGGGGCCGGAACTCGCTGGGGGCCGAGGAGCCCCCCCACGTGGGCAACTACCGCCTGCTGCGGACCATCGGCAAGGGCAACTTCGCCAAGGTCAAGCTGGCCCGGCACGTGCTGACCGGCCgagag GTCGCCATCAAAATCATCGACAAGACCCAGCTGAACCCCACGAGCCTGCAGaag ctgtTTCGGGAAGTTCGGATCATGAAGGGGCTGAACCACCCCAACATCG tgAAGCTGTTTGAGGTGATCGAGACGGAGAAGACGCTCTACCTGGTCATGGAGTACGCCAGCGCAG GTGAGGTGTTCGATTACCTGGTGTCCCACGGGAGgatgaaggagaaggaggcGCGGGCCAAGTTCAGACAG ATCGTCTCGGCCGTGCACTACTGCCACCAGAAGAACATCGTGCACAGGGACCTCAag GCCGAGAACCTGCTGCTGGACGCCGACGCCAACATCAAGATCGCCGATTTCGGCTTCAGCAACGAGTTCTCGCGGGGCTCCAAGCTGGACACGTTCTGCGGCTCGCCGCCCTACGCCGCCCCCGAGCTCTTCCAGGGCAAGAAGTACGACGGGCCCGAGGTGGACATCTGGAGCCTGGGGGTCATCCTCTACACGCTGGTCAGCGGCTCGCTGCCCTTCGACGGCCACAACCTCAAG gAGCTGCGGGAGCGCGTCCTGCGGGGCAAGTACCGCGTGCCCTTCTACATGTCCACGGACTGCGAGAACATCCTGCGCCGCTTCCTGGTGCTCAACCCCGCCAAGCGCTGCACCCTCGAG caaATCATGAAGGACAAATGGATCAACATCGGCTACGAGGGTGACGAGCTGACGCCCTACACGGAGCCCCAGGAGGACTTTGGGGACACCAAGCGCATCG AGGTGATGGTGGGCATGGGGTACACGAGGGAGGAGATCAAGGAGGCGCTGAGCACCCACAAGTACAACGAGGTGACGGCCACCTACCTGCTGCTGGGGCGCCGGGGAGag CCCGAGGGTGGCActggcctgtccctgtccctgtcgcggccgcggggcccggccgAGGCGCCCAATGGTGCCACCAAGTCGGGGACGTCGGGGACGCACGGCAAGGGACAGCGCGGGGGGGGCCACCACCGGCAGCGGCGGCACAGCGACTTCT GTGGCCCCGCCCCCTCCTcctcggccccgccccgccgcagcccccCCGGCGCCGCCCCCCCCGCGGAGCTGCGGGAAGGGGGCGTGGCCGGGGGCGTGGCCGCGCCCGGCGGGGGCGTGGCTCCGGCGCGGcgcggcagcggcggctccggggGGGCGTGTCCCGGGGGGGCGGGgcgagggggcggggccgcccctcccccctcccccctggTCAGCAGCGCCCACAACCCCAACAAGGCCGAGATCCCCGAGCGGCACCCGGACTGCGCG ccccacgtGCCCCCCAGCGTGATGGGCCGCAGGAACACCTACGTGTGCTCGGGGGGCGAGCggcacctgctgctgcccaacGGCAAGGACAG CCTGCCGTCCCGCCCGCCGCCGTCCCCCTCCAGCCACTCGCTGGGCGGGGCTCACCTGGCGCACCTGGCCCGCGGCTGCTCCGCCCGCAGCACCTTCCacggggggggcggggccgggggcggggccgggcgcgaGCGccggggggggggcgcgggagcccctccccccgcctcgcccccccccgcccccgccgccgcctccccccggccccgccccacGGCCACGCTGCTGAGCAAGATCACCTCCAAGCTGACCCGCAG ggtGTCCCTCGACCCCTCGCGCCGCCAGAGCTCCAATCGCTGCGTCTCGGCCACGCCCGGCCCCGGCACCACCAAGATCC GGTCGCAGACGAACCTGCGGGAATCGGGGGACCTGCGCTCACAAG tTGCCATCTACCTGGGGATCAAGCGGAAGCCGCCCCCCGGCTGCTCCGAGGGGGGGGGGCTCTga